One window from the genome of [Mycobacterium] stephanolepidis encodes:
- a CDS encoding bifunctional RNase H/acid phosphatase → MRVLVEADGGSRGNPGLAGYGAVVFAPDHETVLGEACEAIGHATNNVAEYRGLIAGLAEAARLGATDVSVSMDSKLVVEQMSGRWKVKHPDLITLYQQAVTAAMQFESVSYRWIPRERNKHADRLANEAMDRASAIEPKAPKKPKEPKESNETKAVDAAPGWTGARGKPTRMLLLRHGQTELSVQRRYSGRGNPELTALGREQAANAARYLASRGGIAAVISSPLGRAKETAAAAADALGVPLTVDDDLIETDFGKWEGLTFSEASERDPELHAQWLSDTSVTPPEGESFDTVHHRVRRARNRIIAEYGGATVLVVSHVTPIKTLLRLALDAGPSLLYRLHLDLASLSIAEFYSDGPASVRLVNETSYLT, encoded by the coding sequence GTGAGAGTTCTCGTCGAAGCTGACGGTGGTTCGCGCGGCAACCCCGGATTGGCGGGATATGGCGCCGTGGTGTTCGCACCCGATCACGAGACGGTGTTGGGGGAGGCCTGCGAGGCGATCGGGCACGCCACCAACAATGTGGCCGAATATCGCGGTTTGATAGCGGGATTGGCGGAGGCAGCACGCCTGGGCGCCACCGATGTCAGCGTCTCCATGGACTCCAAACTTGTCGTTGAGCAGATGTCCGGCCGCTGGAAGGTCAAACACCCCGACCTGATCACGCTGTACCAGCAGGCCGTCACCGCCGCGATGCAGTTCGAATCCGTCAGCTATCGGTGGATACCCCGGGAACGCAACAAGCATGCCGACCGGCTGGCCAACGAGGCGATGGACCGCGCGAGCGCCATCGAGCCCAAGGCGCCTAAGAAGCCGAAGGAACCCAAGGAGTCCAACGAAACCAAGGCCGTCGATGCCGCGCCGGGCTGGACGGGTGCGCGCGGCAAGCCCACCCGAATGCTGCTGCTGCGTCACGGCCAGACCGAACTATCGGTGCAGCGCCGCTACTCGGGACGTGGAAATCCCGAGTTGACCGCACTGGGGCGTGAGCAGGCCGCGAATGCGGCGCGCTATCTCGCGAGCCGCGGCGGCATCGCCGCCGTCATCAGCTCCCCGTTGGGTCGCGCCAAGGAGACCGCCGCCGCGGCCGCCGACGCGCTGGGAGTTCCGTTGACCGTCGATGACGATCTGATCGAGACCGACTTCGGCAAGTGGGAGGGTTTGACGTTCTCGGAGGCCTCCGAGCGCGATCCGGAGCTGCACGCGCAGTGGCTCAGCGACACGTCGGTGACTCCGCCGGAAGGGGAGAGCTTCGACACCGTCCATCATCGAGTGCGGCGCGCACGCAATCGGATCATCGCCGAGTACGGCGGTGCAACGGTTTTGGTGGTCTCACATGTCACGCCGATCAAGACGCTGCTGCGTCTGGCGCTGGACGCCGGACCGAGCCTGCTGTATCGGCTGCACCTCGATCTGGCATCGCTGAGCATCGCCGAGTTCTATTCCGACGGGCCGGCATCGGTGCGACTCGTCAACGAGACCTCATACCTGACTTAG
- a CDS encoding HugZ family pyridoxamine 5'-phosphate oxidase, whose product MASRDHGDPGDAPTIAPPLEDVANPARPSAAEEARTVAASTNTATLASLSADGDPWASLVTYGLLGGAPVLCVSQMAEHGRNLIRDARASLSIVAPNAPEDPLANTRITLAGKVRRPSAEELSAAREAHIAAVPAARYYIDYSDFAVWILDVERVRWVGGYGRMDSASGADYDSAAPDPVSTKAAGAVSHLNDDHGQALLAMAQRLGGYPDATEARCEGADRYGLDIRVSTPRGWSVTRVGYVNPIDSLDELRGATVQLARLSAPGA is encoded by the coding sequence ATGGCTTCTCGTGATCACGGTGATCCGGGCGATGCGCCCACCATTGCCCCGCCCCTGGAAGACGTCGCCAACCCGGCCCGGCCCTCGGCCGCCGAGGAGGCCAGAACGGTCGCGGCGTCTACGAACACCGCGACGCTGGCGAGTTTGTCTGCCGACGGTGACCCGTGGGCCTCGTTGGTCACCTATGGGTTGCTGGGCGGAGCACCCGTGCTCTGCGTATCGCAGATGGCCGAACACGGACGCAACCTGATACGTGATGCCAGGGCCAGCCTGTCCATCGTGGCGCCCAACGCGCCAGAGGATCCGTTGGCCAATACCCGGATCACCCTCGCCGGGAAGGTGCGGCGGCCCAGCGCCGAGGAGTTGTCGGCGGCTCGCGAGGCGCACATCGCGGCAGTGCCCGCGGCGCGGTACTACATCGACTACAGCGATTTCGCCGTCTGGATTCTGGATGTCGAACGCGTGCGCTGGGTGGGCGGCTACGGCCGCATGGACTCGGCCAGCGGCGCCGATTACGACTCGGCCGCACCCGATCCCGTGTCGACGAAGGCCGCCGGTGCGGTCAGCCACCTCAACGACGACCACGGGCAGGCGCTGCTCGCGATGGCACAACGATTGGGTGGATACCCGGACGCCACGGAGGCTCGTTGTGAGGGAGCGGACCGATACGGGTTGGACATTCGGGTGAGCACACCGCGCGGCTGGTCCGTGACCCGAGTCGGCTACGTCAACCCCATCGACTCGCTTGACGAACTCCGGGGTGCGACCGTGCAACTGGCGCGGCTCTCGGCCCCGGGCGCGTAG
- a CDS encoding HNH endonuclease, translating into MSQSDPAVRAAWLVERITELERVKAGAAAAQAHAAVLLDRARREEEAAAGVPRRRQGAGVATEIALARQDSPARGGRHLGFAKALVNEMPHTLAALECGALNEWRATILVRETAYLAVEDRQKIDVEMCADSSRLRGMGDARLTAEAKRLAYRLDAEAVVRRARRAENERRVSIRPAPDTMTYLTALLPVKQGVAVYAALRRAADASMDPVRGQGQIMADTLVEWVTGVPSAEAVPVGVNITISDEALLGGGVEPATIAGHGPVPAAVARRLISDAVSAGAKVLARRLYRHCGTGALVGAESRSRLFPKGLAELIDLRDQTCRTAYCDAPIRHHDHVVGSAQGGATSFENGHGLCERCNYVKESPGWRHTVAITTPTGSVYHSTAPPLA; encoded by the coding sequence GTGTCTCAGAGTGATCCGGCGGTGCGCGCGGCGTGGCTCGTCGAACGAATCACCGAGCTAGAGCGGGTGAAAGCAGGTGCTGCCGCAGCGCAGGCCCACGCGGCGGTGCTGCTCGACCGCGCTCGCCGCGAAGAAGAGGCCGCCGCCGGGGTACCACGACGACGCCAAGGAGCGGGCGTTGCGACCGAGATCGCCTTGGCGCGACAAGATTCGCCGGCTCGTGGCGGTCGTCATCTCGGCTTCGCGAAGGCGCTGGTGAACGAAATGCCCCACACGCTTGCGGCGTTGGAGTGCGGAGCGCTGAATGAATGGCGCGCGACCATCCTGGTGCGCGAAACCGCTTACCTTGCCGTAGAAGATCGGCAGAAGATCGACGTCGAGATGTGCGCGGACTCGTCCCGGCTGCGGGGGATGGGCGATGCCCGCCTGACGGCGGAGGCGAAACGTCTGGCCTACCGACTCGATGCGGAGGCCGTGGTGCGTCGCGCGCGCCGGGCCGAGAACGAACGCCGGGTATCCATCCGTCCGGCTCCCGACACCATGACGTACCTGACTGCGCTGCTCCCGGTGAAACAGGGTGTGGCGGTCTACGCGGCTCTCAGACGTGCCGCGGACGCATCGATGGATCCCGTTCGCGGCCAAGGGCAGATCATGGCGGACACCTTGGTTGAGTGGGTGACCGGCGTGCCGTCGGCCGAGGCGGTTCCCGTGGGCGTGAACATCACGATCTCCGATGAGGCGCTACTGGGCGGAGGTGTCGAGCCCGCGACGATCGCAGGTCATGGTCCCGTCCCGGCCGCTGTTGCGCGCCGGCTCATATCGGATGCCGTCAGCGCCGGCGCGAAGGTTCTCGCGCGACGGCTGTACCGGCACTGCGGCACAGGCGCACTGGTCGGTGCGGAGTCGCGAAGTCGGTTGTTCCCCAAGGGATTGGCGGAGCTGATTGACCTGCGCGATCAGACCTGCCGGACTGCCTACTGCGATGCCCCGATTCGCCACCATGACCATGTTGTGGGTAGCGCTCAGGGTGGGGCTACCTCATTCGAGAACGGTCACGGCCTCTGCGAGCGGTGCAATTACGTGAAGGAGTCCCCGGGATGGAGACATACGGTCGCGATCACGACGCCGACGGGATCGGTCTATCACTCGACCGCCCCGCCGCTGGCCTGA
- a CDS encoding DUF58 domain-containing protein has translation MISWRSSPLVSVLAACAGIALTLAMVTGRWQLVVFAAPFIGVLVGAAKRPVPARVWVCDESETLRCLESETVTVTASVGAAEPAVVRRLRAVPVDGLQIDVDKATAPSQVTMHVSAQRWGRYTLAVEVQTMSTSGLWVGAPVTLPVAELRVYPLADPQDVTLPPADLPDRIGTHLTRHHGPGVEYADIREYVPGDSLRTVNWRVSARRGRLHVTDRLTDRAADVVVLIDTYPQPSGPATVATERSARGAAQLVQSVLQRGDRAGVVLLGSAPRWLTPDIGRHQFYRLLDAILDAGEWHSHSRSALAPRAAMPPNAIVVAFSTLLNADFGLALTDLRRRGHPVLVVDVLDRSPFREEPDPIVARWWRLERSRMYRNIAVTGVDVVGWSHDSGLDHAMHLLPRRPRVGRRR, from the coding sequence ATGATCAGTTGGCGCTCGTCTCCGTTGGTGTCGGTGCTGGCCGCGTGCGCCGGGATCGCGTTGACGCTGGCCATGGTGACGGGCCGGTGGCAGCTGGTTGTTTTCGCGGCGCCGTTCATCGGTGTGCTCGTCGGCGCAGCCAAACGACCTGTACCCGCGCGGGTATGGGTCTGCGATGAGTCAGAAACGTTACGGTGCTTGGAGTCTGAGACAGTTACCGTCACCGCCTCGGTGGGGGCGGCGGAACCGGCGGTGGTGCGCAGGCTGCGCGCGGTGCCGGTCGACGGTCTGCAGATCGACGTGGATAAGGCGACGGCGCCCAGCCAGGTGACGATGCATGTGTCGGCGCAACGCTGGGGCCGATACACCCTTGCGGTTGAGGTCCAGACGATGTCGACGTCCGGGCTGTGGGTCGGAGCGCCCGTGACACTGCCCGTGGCCGAGCTGCGGGTGTATCCCTTGGCAGACCCGCAGGACGTCACGCTGCCGCCCGCCGATCTTCCGGACCGCATCGGCACGCATCTGACACGGCATCATGGCCCTGGCGTCGAGTACGCGGATATCCGCGAGTACGTCCCGGGTGACTCACTGCGTACGGTCAATTGGCGGGTCAGTGCACGCCGGGGACGGTTGCATGTCACCGACCGGCTCACCGATCGGGCCGCCGACGTTGTCGTTCTGATCGACACCTACCCTCAACCGTCGGGTCCGGCGACAGTAGCGACGGAGCGGTCCGCACGCGGCGCCGCCCAGCTGGTGCAATCGGTGTTGCAGCGCGGCGACCGGGCGGGCGTGGTCTTGTTGGGCAGTGCCCCGCGATGGCTTACCCCCGATATCGGTCGCCATCAGTTCTATCGCCTACTTGACGCCATTCTCGATGCCGGAGAATGGCATTCGCACAGCAGAAGTGCACTTGCCCCGCGCGCCGCCATGCCACCCAACGCGATCGTGGTGGCATTTTCCACCCTGCTGAACGCCGATTTCGGGCTGGCACTGACCGACCTTCGACGGCGCGGGCACCCGGTGCTGGTCGTCGACGTGCTCGACCGCTCCCCGTTTCGTGAAGAACCTGATCCGATCGTCGCCCGCTGGTGGCGGTTGGAACGCTCACGGATGTACCGCAATATCGCCGTCACGGGAGTCGACGTGGTCGGGTGGAGCCACGACTCCGGACTGGACCACGCCATGCACTTGCTGCCGCGGCGCCCGCGAGTGGGGCGACGCCGGTGA
- a CDS encoding AAA family ATPase: MTTLPVSVATQHADAVLTEIERVVVGKRDALQLILLTILARGHVLIEDLPGLGKTLIARSFASALGLDFARVQFTPDLLPADLLGSTIYDMSSGLFEFRTGPIFTNLLLADEINRTPPKTQSALLEAMAEGQVSIDGETRRLPAPFVVLATDNPIEYEGTYPLPEAQLDRFAIRLQLGYLSEDLEIEMLQRRLSRGSAQPTVSQVIAAEDLVMMREAVEHVSVHPDVLRYIVALAAATRTHSHVEVGASPRAELDLVQMSRARAMLLGRDFVIPEDVKALAVPAVAHRISLRPEMWVRRITGAHVVDELLHRLPVPRASG, from the coding sequence GTGACGACACTTCCGGTTTCCGTCGCGACTCAGCACGCAGATGCGGTGTTGACCGAGATCGAGCGGGTGGTGGTCGGGAAACGCGATGCGTTGCAACTGATTCTGCTGACAATTCTGGCGCGCGGGCATGTCCTCATCGAGGATCTGCCGGGCCTGGGTAAGACGCTGATCGCCCGGTCGTTCGCGAGTGCGCTGGGGCTCGATTTCGCCCGGGTGCAATTCACTCCGGACCTGCTGCCTGCCGATCTGCTGGGCTCCACGATCTACGACATGTCGTCCGGGCTGTTCGAGTTTCGGACCGGGCCGATCTTCACGAACCTGCTACTGGCAGATGAGATCAACCGGACCCCGCCGAAGACGCAATCGGCGCTGTTGGAGGCGATGGCGGAGGGTCAGGTAAGCATCGACGGTGAAACTCGCCGACTGCCAGCACCTTTCGTGGTACTGGCAACGGATAATCCCATCGAGTATGAGGGAACGTATCCGCTGCCGGAGGCACAGCTGGATCGATTCGCGATCCGGCTGCAATTGGGTTACCTCAGCGAGGACCTGGAGATCGAGATGCTGCAGCGGCGGCTGAGCCGGGGCTCGGCGCAGCCGACGGTCTCACAGGTGATCGCAGCCGAAGACCTCGTCATGATGCGGGAAGCCGTGGAACACGTTTCGGTGCATCCGGATGTGCTTCGCTACATTGTCGCGCTGGCCGCCGCGACGCGCACGCACTCACATGTCGAGGTGGGTGCCAGTCCGCGTGCCGAACTGGATCTGGTGCAGATGTCGAGGGCCCGCGCCATGCTGCTGGGCCGCGACTTTGTGATTCCCGAGGACGTCAAGGCACTTGCGGTGCCCGCGGTGGCGCACCGGATCAGTCTGCGCCCCGAGATGTGGGTGCGCCGCATCACCGGTGCGCACGTGGTCGACGAGCTGCTGCACCGACTGCCCGTACCGCGAGCGTCCGGATGA
- a CDS encoding DUF4129 domain-containing protein codes for MNSDNRLFVRATGLIVLVALSVVALRSYLPPDTKVLPRPEEPRAEPHSIALQLLLCGVAAILILLSLRRRRPDMPVSTESPSYLRFRGLTRREALIATASALALVGATWMSLYLSRPTGNPPVRESVPGTSAPSRPADAPPHKTPGDMPERDEPGVPMVILGVILAGIAVMVFVLRRNDPDPVDADDDPSGEAGAADAAPGSLAHLVELGLAEVAEPGRDPRASIIACYAAMEQGLTAAPEAAPLASDTPSEVLQRAVHLGALQSQAGTQLVSLFSEARFSPHRMTQTDRESAVRWLQTVLDDLRGRP; via the coding sequence ATGAACAGTGACAACAGACTGTTCGTGCGAGCGACCGGGCTCATCGTCCTGGTCGCGTTATCGGTTGTCGCACTGCGCAGCTACCTGCCGCCGGACACAAAGGTGCTCCCCCGGCCCGAAGAACCTCGCGCCGAGCCACATTCAATAGCCTTGCAGCTCTTGCTATGTGGTGTCGCAGCCATACTCATCCTGTTGAGTCTGCGGCGGCGGCGCCCGGATATGCCGGTATCGACGGAGAGCCCGTCGTATCTACGGTTCCGGGGTTTGACCCGACGCGAGGCCCTCATCGCGACCGCCAGCGCGCTTGCCCTGGTGGGTGCGACGTGGATGTCGCTCTATCTGAGCAGGCCGACCGGTAATCCACCGGTGCGCGAATCCGTTCCGGGCACTTCCGCGCCGAGTCGGCCCGCGGACGCCCCGCCGCACAAGACACCCGGCGACATGCCGGAACGGGACGAGCCCGGAGTGCCCATGGTGATCTTGGGCGTGATCTTGGCCGGTATTGCCGTCATGGTTTTCGTGTTGCGGCGCAACGACCCGGACCCCGTGGATGCCGACGACGATCCGTCCGGGGAAGCCGGGGCCGCCGATGCCGCACCAGGATCACTGGCTCACCTCGTTGAACTCGGTCTCGCGGAGGTTGCCGAACCGGGGCGCGATCCGCGCGCATCCATCATCGCCTGCTACGCGGCTATGGAGCAGGGGCTCACCGCGGCACCCGAGGCAGCACCACTTGCCTCGGATACCCCTTCGGAAGTGCTGCAGCGTGCGGTCCATCTCGGCGCCCTGCAATCGCAGGCGGGCACTCAGCTTGTCTCCCTCTTTTCCGAGGCCCGATTCAGCCCGCACCGGATGACCCAGACCGATCGTGAGTCCGCGGTGCGTTGGCTGCAGACCGTGTTGGACGACCTGCGGGGTAGGCCATGA
- a CDS encoding VOC family protein, translating into MTTTARLGAISIDCTDPAALARFYQQVLDLEILFESEEFVAVKGAAVLLTFQRVADHRVPDWPAGAVPKQLHLELAAADLDAEEARILGLGATKAETQPNPGGWRVLIDPAGHPFCITNLIPEGTYS; encoded by the coding sequence ATGACGACAACGGCTCGACTGGGCGCGATATCGATCGACTGCACGGATCCGGCGGCGCTGGCCCGGTTCTATCAGCAGGTCCTTGACCTGGAGATCCTGTTCGAAAGCGAGGAGTTCGTCGCGGTGAAGGGCGCCGCTGTGCTGCTGACCTTTCAGCGCGTGGCAGACCATCGCGTGCCGGACTGGCCGGCGGGGGCCGTACCGAAGCAGCTGCATCTCGAACTGGCGGCGGCAGATCTGGATGCCGAAGAGGCGCGCATTCTGGGGCTCGGTGCGACCAAGGCCGAAACTCAGCCGAATCCGGGCGGATGGCGGGTGCTGATCGACCCGGCCGGTCACCCCTTCTGCATCACGAACCTCATTCCCGAGGGCACCTATTCGTGA
- a CDS encoding RNB domain-containing ribonuclease, which translates to MTLKRLVARDLGFDGIRAEFALPTEFGPDAQRDAAQAVDRHRAERIDRTDLELVTIDPPGARDLDQALHLERTADGYLLHYAIADVAAQIEPGSALDTEARQRGETIYLPDGSVPLHPLVFSEGSASLLPNEIRPAALWRIETDAAANPVSWSVQRALVKSVRQLTYREAQDAADAGNPHPSIALLAEFGRKRRDLGLARGAIELNLPAQEVVHGPSGDWELAIEARTDTDGWNAQISLLTGICAAQIMLDGGIGMLRTLPPADGDVRRWMRRTAEALGLPWTNDIPIGAQLAALDPCATTTLAMMTQATTLLRGASYLVFDGNRPDDQAAGHAGIAAPYAHVTAPLRRLGDRFVTEICLALSAGTPVPQWARDGLSDVRSSLLTSNTLANKVEQACVDLTEATVLAPQKGQTFDSAVLRGAEKKRFAEVFVTDPPILARCEGDPPEGQRAKLTLREADPDTRTVLFAFPAEGS; encoded by the coding sequence GTGACGTTGAAGCGGCTGGTTGCTCGCGACCTCGGCTTCGACGGTATTCGCGCCGAATTCGCGCTCCCCACCGAATTCGGTCCCGACGCGCAGCGCGATGCCGCCCAGGCCGTCGATCGTCACCGCGCCGAGCGCATCGACCGCACCGATCTGGAGCTGGTCACCATCGACCCACCCGGAGCGCGTGATCTGGATCAGGCCCTACACCTGGAACGCACCGCCGACGGCTATCTGTTGCACTACGCCATCGCCGATGTGGCCGCGCAGATCGAGCCCGGCAGCGCGCTGGACACCGAGGCACGACAGCGCGGCGAGACCATCTATCTGCCCGATGGCTCGGTGCCGCTGCACCCCTTGGTGTTCTCCGAGGGTTCGGCGAGCCTGCTACCCAACGAAATTCGGCCCGCCGCGTTGTGGCGCATCGAAACCGATGCCGCTGCCAACCCGGTCAGTTGGAGCGTCCAGCGCGCCCTGGTGAAGTCAGTGCGACAGCTGACCTACCGGGAGGCCCAGGACGCGGCGGACGCCGGCAATCCGCACCCCTCGATTGCCCTGCTCGCTGAGTTCGGCCGCAAGAGAAGAGACCTCGGTCTTGCGCGGGGCGCCATCGAACTGAATCTTCCCGCACAGGAAGTGGTGCACGGCCCCAGCGGCGACTGGGAGTTGGCCATCGAGGCGCGCACCGACACCGATGGCTGGAACGCGCAGATATCGCTGCTCACCGGGATCTGCGCGGCGCAGATCATGCTTGACGGCGGTATCGGCATGCTGCGTACGCTGCCGCCCGCGGACGGCGATGTACGCCGATGGATGCGTCGCACCGCCGAGGCGCTGGGGCTGCCCTGGACAAACGACATTCCGATCGGGGCCCAGCTGGCCGCACTCGATCCCTGCGCCACAACAACATTGGCGATGATGACGCAGGCCACCACGCTGCTACGGGGTGCTTCCTATCTGGTGTTCGACGGAAACCGGCCGGACGATCAGGCTGCGGGGCATGCGGGCATCGCTGCTCCCTACGCGCACGTGACCGCGCCGCTGCGACGGCTGGGGGACCGGTTTGTCACCGAAATCTGCCTGGCGCTGTCGGCCGGCACGCCGGTGCCGCAGTGGGCGCGCGACGGTCTGTCGGACGTCAGATCATCGCTGCTGACCTCGAATACGTTGGCCAACAAGGTCGAACAGGCATGTGTGGATCTCACCGAGGCCACCGTGCTCGCCCCGCAGAAGGGGCAGACCTTCGATTCGGCGGTGTTACGAGGCGCCGAAAAGAAACGATTTGCCGAGGTCTTCGTGACTGATCCGCCCATTCTTGCTCGCTGCGAGGGCGATCCGCCCGAGGGGCAGCGCGCGAAACTCACCCTGCGTGAAGCGGATCCGGACACCCGGACCGTGCTGTTCGCCTTCCCTGCAGAGGGCAGCTGA